AAAGGCCTCTCGAAAGGCCCGAACCGTCACGTCGACGCGGACCTCCTACGCGAATGTATCGAATCCGGGGCAGCTCGCAAAGTCAACCGCGGCATGTGGCGCTTCGAGAAAGAGATCGCAGGCGTCGAGTTCGCAGTCGTCGTCTCGAGCGACTCCAACGAGATCATCACCGCGTTCCCAACCGTCGTCAATCGAGCGGAAGCCGAGCACATCGGCTACTGGGCGGACGATGAACTCGACGACCTCGAAGCGGCACAGGAGTATCATGAGCAAAAACCCCGAGAGTACTGAATATCAGCTCACCGACGCGGACTTCGACGCGGCCGCCGAAGAGATCTCTCGCCGCGTCGCCCGCATCGAGGACTCTCCAACCGGCCGCGCGTTCGCGACTGGGATGCTCAAAGCCGCCGTCCTCTTCGAACACCGCCTCCGGAAACGAGGAGCGGTCGACGAAGACCCATGCACAGACCACGGCGACCGCTGGCCGGACTGCGATGAGTGTGGGTCTGGAGGTGGCGGCCTCTGCCCCGTGTGCAAGAACCAAGCGGAGCGACACACGCGATGACCGGGCGCACCAGCCTCACCGTCGACGACGACGTCGGCGAGCGCTTCCGAAGCTTCTGGGACGAAGACAACGAGACGGTCACCGAGTTCGTCGACCGCGTCTGCGACGTCCTCGAACGCGTCGACGCCGATGGCCTCCCAGACGACACTGAATTCAACTCGAATTCAGACGAGACAGACGCGCTCCCCGACAATCTCCTCACAACCGACCACATCGACGACATCGCAAACGCCGCGTCAACCCAGACAACGCGCGATATCGAGTCGCTCTTGCGACGGTGAATTCAAAATGGCATTCACGTGTTCTGCGCAGGTAGACGCCGACTGCGTCGGGGATGGGCTCTGGAACGCCGCGTACGAGTCCGATGATGGCCAGCCCGTCTGCGTCATGTGCGCCCTCGAACTCGGCCTCACAGACCGCGACGTCTAGCCGTTTCTGACATACACTCTCCCGCTGGCGACGATGTCTCCTCGAGCTTCGCTGTACCGTATTTAAACTACATACGTTCATCCGACACCATACGACGTTTTCACTTTCATGTCCACCCGCGAACGCAGAGTTACACTTGCCCTCAAGTGGCACCATCTCGACAATCTCTCGCCAGCGGAGATTCGAGACCGCTTCGAGGAAGAGGGAATCGGCGACTACACCAAGTCGACGATCCGCGACTACCTCAACGACAAGCCAAAAGAAGCGATCATCGAGCAGATCGAGAAGAAGCACGCCGACGTCCGGCTCCAGTCTGCCGAGCGCTACGAGCGCCTCTACCAGGACGCGCGTCACGACCTCGAGGAACTCGCCGTCGAGGACGAGCCCGTCCGGCGCGTCGTCCCCAAGATGGACTACGTCGACACCGACCGGGAGTCGCCAATGCCATACCCAGCGTGGGAGTTCGTCGAGCCGGGCGACGACGACCGCCCCGAGTGGGCGACCGACCGAGACGTCATCGTCCGCTTCCTCGACGACGAGCGGACACACGTCATGCCAGGGAACCCGTACCCCAAGCGAAGCATCGACGGAACGGCCGCCTACACGACCGAGATGGTCGGTCTCCGCCGTGATCAGCCCGACCTCCAGAAGCGACAGTCGGCCCGCCGCGAGATGGCCACACGGCAAGACCAGAAAGTCGACGTGCTCGTTGCGGACGAACTCAACATCAACCACGACGGCGAGATCGAACACGACGTCGGCCTCGACGAAGCGACCCAAGAGATCATCGAGGACCTCGGCGAGGACTTCAAGGCATGACCGACAACGAGCTGGTCGACGACCACGGTGCCCAGGTGGACGCCGGCGACCGCGTCCTCGTCGACTTCGACAACACACTCACCGAAGGAGACGTCGCATACTGGGAAGGAGAAAGACCCGACCCGGACGACGACGTCGTCGACGCGGTCAACGAGTGCTACTTCGCTGGGTGCACGGTCATCGTCTGGACGGCGCGCCCTTGGAGCGAGGCGGCTCGCCTCGCCGCACACCTCACCGAGTGGGGCGTCCGCTGGCACGGGCTTCGGTGCGACAAAGGCTCGGGAGACGTCTACGTCGACGACAAAGCACTCCGACCGGACACGTTCGCGGACGCCACCT
The sequence above is drawn from the Haloferax sp. Atlit-12N genome and encodes:
- a CDS encoding capsular biosynthesis protein, which gives rise to MTDNELVDDHGAQVDAGDRVLVDFDNTLTEGDVAYWEGERPDPDDDVVDAVNECYFAGCTVIVWTARPWSEAARLAAHLTEWGVRWHGLRCDKGSGDVYVDDKALRPDTFADATSN